Genomic segment of Mercurialis annua linkage group LG6, ddMerAnnu1.2, whole genome shotgun sequence:
tttaaaaataaaaaatcattgaATCAGACCAGTCAATTCAATTGGTTTGGTGCATGGGCGGAACCAGCCTTATGGCTGAGGTAGCGACTGCCCCTacaaatttgttttttattactccttcaagttttttttttaaatatagttagtgtttaattttaaattttatacaattagCCTCTTTAAATTTTAGCCAACCCATAGTAGAATTCCTAATTCCGCCTCTGGTTTGGTGTGAATCGGAGTTGGTCAGTCCCATCCTGTTCTCTAAAAATTGAAGTTCTGGTCCAATCTTCTTGAACCAATAAAACCATAATCATGAAAAGAATCATTGAGCCGGTTTAACTGTAAAAATCTTTCGAATCATTATTTACTAGTTAAAACGTgatatatatgaatatatattgattcAGTTGATTTTTATACTAGTGTttattatgatttgatttgtatctcTATACATAGATTCTATAATGTAAAATATAATCCAAGAATTGAGTATGATTTACtaacaataaattttttatttgaaaggtGGGACATTTGCTTTGTATTCACTTGTGTGCCGATATGCCAAAGTGGGTTTAATTCCAAGTCAACAAAATGAggatcgaaacgtttcaaattttgagCTTGAATTGCCTAGCAAGCGTTTGAGAAGAGCAACAAAGCTCAAAATTAAGTTGGAAAATAGCAATTTTGCCAAATTCTTTATGTTGTTTGCCACCATGCTTGGTACTTCCATGGTCATCGGAGATGGTGTTCTTACTCCTTGCATTTCAGGTCCATTCTCCAACTTCTTGATTTAATCTTAGTATTAAATTACGAAAAAATGTCGTAAATATTCGTTACTCTTATTTAAAACGACATTCTATATATGCTAATGTATCCCATAAATTTACATGCATGTTATCAATTTGCAAACTAATTAATACACGTCCGAGATTGGTTTATATGCTAATGTATCCCATAAATTTATATGCATGTTATCAATTTGCAAACTAATCAATACACGTCCGAGATTGGTGGCGTTCGTGCAGAAttacgattttttttaacaatagatgaatttctttaattttatattaatcgATCAATATACGTAATTTGATCAAAAATAtgagaattgaaatttttttctacCCTTTTGATATAGATAGATGCTGATGTAAAAAGATTCATATATGGCTGCCTGGCTCTATTAGTAGCTACTAATTATGTGTCTCTCTTAATTCGTCGTCTATTGTTGAATTTGAATATATAAACCTATTTATAGAAATTCACAGCACTCACTGAAAACGAACCGTTTTAAAGTTTTGTTCTATTACGCACCAACAGAACATGTGCCACTGTTGACTAACACATGTTTATCTCTTCTTCATTCGCAGTTTTATCAGCTGTGGGAGGAGTCAAGCAAGCCACAACAAAAATGACAGACGGTAAGTGAAAATAACCCAACAATTGGTCCCGTAAATTTAATGCttaaattggttaaaaatgatGTAATTCATATTACTTTTCGTtagtaaaaaacaaaaaagattcCAACATTTTAAGTTCAAGTATAACATTTCCTTGGTCAAGTTATTAAAATTAGATccctccatttttatttgttattattaaatttttatatttttaattttatgaatattagtTTCTTCTGTTACAAAAATAAAGTTGGTGTACTCTATGCGGCATTAGTGCGATtgagataaaataattattaatttttgaatttatcttttaattaggtctttattttgtttttgttaaaattaagtCACTCATTCGGTTTTTCTTTCAATATGACTTGACACTGTTGATATTTTTTATGACAGAGGGATCTAATGTCTATAGAATCAAAAGTGTAAGGACTcaacattatataaattataaaggaAAGATACAATTCAGAAAAGTGTGATAATATAAGGATCTAAATATGTATTTTgcaaaaaaaactaattataaatgttttattttcttttagtgCAGTTCTGTAATATTTGTCCAACTTTTTGGTCATGACCGTGTGTCAATGGAAGGTTCAACATAAATAACTATatgttaatatataaattaattgattattcCCAATAATTGATAAAGATTTCGtatcatttttcttttgatgAATGATTTCATATCATTTTATGTCAACTTTGGAATTGAACTTGAATTTACTATTCTTGAATTTTTCTGAatctttattaaattttatgtctTCCAATAAATACATTGAAAAGAATGAAGTTGAGAATAAAGTTATAATTTGAATTTggttattaaaattaaagatcATCGAttgttaaatgttttttttgatACAGATATGATAGTGTGGATATCAGTAGCAATCTTGATTTTGCTATTCATGGTTCAAAGATTTGGAACTGATAAAGTAGGCTACAGTTTTGCTCCAATAATCTGTGTCTGGTTCGCAATGATCGGCGGCATCGGcctattcaatttatttaagtaTGATCCTGCTGTAATCAAAGCCGTAAATCCAAAGTACATCGTTGATTATTTCCGACGGAACAAAGATAAAGCTTGGATTTCCCTCGGAGGCGTTGTTCTTGCCATAACAGGTTTGCTCATAcatttttctcttttcattGATATTGattaatgtatattttattaaatactaatacaagagataaataaataaattatatgataaAGTTCTGAATTAGGACTTGTAAACTTCTGCAGGAACTGAAGCACTATTTGCAGATGTTGGGCATTTTGCAGTTCGATCCATACAAATAAGCATGTGTGCAGTTACCTATCCGGCTCTGATCTGCGCATACAGCGGACAGGCGGCTTATCTTCGAAAGCATAATGATGTTGTTTCCGAAACATTTTACGAATCCATTCCAAGTTTGTATCCTGTCATTTCTTTTTCTAGTTTCATCAATTATTAATCAAGTAATTCAACTAAGTCGCCTATGTTTTTACCTCTTGCAGAACCTTTGTATTGGCCAATGTTTGTAGTTGCGGTGATGGCATCAATCATTGCGAGTCAAGCCATGATATCGGGAACATTTTCAATTATCCAGCAATCTCTTTCTCTCGGATGCTTCCCTCGAGTCAAAATCGTGCATACTTCAAGTAAATTCGAAGGACAAGTTTACATTCCTGAAGTCAATTACCTTCTTATGCTAGCTTGCATTGGAGTAACTCTTGGTTTTAGAAGTACAACGAATATTGGCAATGCTTACGGTAATTCAATCAATTCTTTCAACTCGAATTTATAACTGCATATTTTTACATAAGCTAATGAGAAACTaatgaattaattttatgatttcaGGTATCGCAGTGGTGTTTGTAATGACACTAACATCAGCATTTTTAGTGTTGATAATGCTAATGATATGGAAGACCAACATTTTCTACGTAATTGCCTATGTGCTAACCATCGGAGTCGTGGAGCTTGTCTACTTAAGTTCCGTGCTTTACAAATTCGATCAAGGAGGCTATCTTCCATTGGCATTCGCTGCAGTTCTGATGACTATAATGTACGTTTGGAATGATGTGTACAGAAGAAAGTATTATTATGAGCTTGACAACAAGATTTCTCCTGATAAGCTCAAGGAAGTTGCTTCCGAGACTAGCCTTAGTAGACTTCCGGGACTTGCCATGTTCTACTCGGAACTAGTTCATGGTATTCCTCCGATCTTCAAGCACTATGTGGAAAATGTCCCTGCGCTTCACTCTGTTCTTGTTTTCGTCTCCATTAAGTCACTCCCGATTGGAAAGGTTCCGGTGGAAGAAAGATTCCTTTTCCGCAGAGTAGAACCCAAGGAACTCAACGTGTTTCGCTGCGTAGCAAGATATGGATACACGGATGTTCGGAATGAGGAGGAGCCTTTCGAGAGGATATTGATCGAGAAGCTGAAGCAGTTTATCGTAGATGATTTCTGGTTGAATCAAGCAATTGAGAAGGATCAAGAATCGGAAGAAGGCGAAAACATTAGCCATGAAAATGGAGATGGAAATCAAGAAAACCATGAGAGGCTATCGAGTGATGACATGGATCGTCAGATTGAGATCATAGATAAAGCGTGGCGTGCCGGTGTAGTTCATTTGATGGGAGAGACTGAGGTAATTGCAGGAAAAGGAGCAAATATAGTGAAGAGGATATTAATAGATTATGCATATACTTTCTTGAGGAGGAATTTAAGGCAAAGTGAGAAAGTGTTTGATATTCCTCAGAAGCGTATGCTTAAAGTGGGTATGACTTATGAACTCTAGTTTTTATCAAGTACTAGTTGCTACAAGCAAGCCTATCGAACTCTAGTAACAAAAGGTTCCTGCTTCAGATGtgtagaaatttaaaattttaccttgtcaaatataattagaatggtaattatatcaatatatatataatcatgcTTATAATCTGTTATTAGTATATCAAGTGTTCTAAAGTATTCTTTTATTTGTCCCTGCTCATTGATCATGTGCTAGTAGTTTTGATGATGAATGATTAGATTTTAAGCTAACAAAGGTTCATTTTGACCCCTCAATTTAacacaaaata
This window contains:
- the LOC126687414 gene encoding potassium transporter 5-like → MAENITQNTYNEENIDDHFSKPLAGKILSKQKLGRNDSLEIESRSFHNQAHGSKGVSWSVILQLAFQSIGIVYGDIGTSPLYVFSSTFTDGIKHNDDILGVLSLIFYTITLIPLIKYVLIVLRATDNGDGGTFALYSLVCRYAKVGLIPSQQNEDRNVSNFELELPSKRLRRATKLKIKLENSNFAKFFMLFATMLGTSMVIGDGVLTPCISVLSAVGGVKQATTKMTDDMIVWISVAILILLFMVQRFGTDKVGYSFAPIICVWFAMIGGIGLFNLFKYDPAVIKAVNPKYIVDYFRRNKDKAWISLGGVVLAITGTEALFADVGHFAVRSIQISMCAVTYPALICAYSGQAAYLRKHNDVVSETFYESIPKPLYWPMFVVAVMASIIASQAMISGTFSIIQQSLSLGCFPRVKIVHTSSKFEGQVYIPEVNYLLMLACIGVTLGFRSTTNIGNAYGIAVVFVMTLTSAFLVLIMLMIWKTNIFYVIAYVLTIGVVELVYLSSVLYKFDQGGYLPLAFAAVLMTIMYVWNDVYRRKYYYELDNKISPDKLKEVASETSLSRLPGLAMFYSELVHGIPPIFKHYVENVPALHSVLVFVSIKSLPIGKVPVEERFLFRRVEPKELNVFRCVARYGYTDVRNEEEPFERILIEKLKQFIVDDFWLNQAIEKDQESEEGENISHENGDGNQENHERLSSDDMDRQIEIIDKAWRAGVVHLMGETEVIAGKGANIVKRILIDYAYTFLRRNLRQSEKVFDIPQKRMLKVGMTYEL